In one window of Agrobacterium larrymoorei DNA:
- the murC gene encoding UDP-N-acetylmuramate--L-alanine ligase produces MKMPKAIGLVHFIGIGGIGMSGIAEVLHNLGHRVQGSDQADSANVQRLRDKGIEVFVGHKAENLGDAEVVVVSTAIKKNNPELIAAREKHLPIVRRAEMLAELMRFRNAIAIGGTHGKTTTTSMVATLLEAGNLDPTVINGGIINAYGTNARMGEGEWMVVEADESDGTFLKLPADVAVITNIDPEHLDHYGNFDAVREAFRQFVENVPFYGFGVLCIDHPEVQTLVGKIEDRKVITYGENPQADVRFSNVRIDGTKSIFDVEIRRRRTGRIFSFKDLVLPMPGRHNVSNATAAIAVANRLGISEDDIKKGLASFGGVKRRFTLTGSSNGVQVFDDYGHHPVEIKAVLKAAREACKGRIIAVHQPHRYSRLSSLFEDFAHCFNDADTILLAPVYAAGEDAIEGANSETLVSAIRAAGHRDVRYLGTRDDLAKTVAGIANPGDFVVLLGAGNITQWAAALPSELDSISGKSA; encoded by the coding sequence ATGAAGATGCCGAAAGCCATTGGTCTTGTCCATTTCATCGGAATTGGCGGGATTGGCATGAGCGGCATTGCCGAAGTGCTGCACAATCTGGGTCATCGCGTTCAGGGTTCCGATCAGGCAGACAGCGCCAATGTGCAGCGTCTGCGCGACAAGGGCATCGAGGTGTTCGTCGGCCACAAGGCGGAAAACCTTGGGGATGCGGAAGTGGTGGTCGTTTCGACCGCCATCAAGAAGAACAACCCGGAACTGATCGCGGCGCGTGAAAAGCACCTGCCGATTGTTCGCCGCGCGGAAATGCTGGCGGAACTGATGCGCTTCCGCAATGCCATCGCTATTGGCGGTACGCATGGCAAGACGACGACCACTTCCATGGTCGCGACGCTGCTTGAAGCGGGCAATCTGGACCCGACCGTCATCAATGGCGGCATCATCAATGCTTACGGCACCAATGCCCGCATGGGCGAGGGCGAGTGGATGGTGGTGGAGGCCGACGAATCCGACGGCACCTTCCTGAAGCTGCCTGCGGATGTGGCCGTCATCACCAATATCGACCCGGAGCATCTGGACCATTACGGCAATTTCGATGCCGTGCGCGAGGCGTTCCGCCAGTTCGTGGAGAATGTGCCGTTCTACGGTTTCGGCGTGCTGTGCATCGATCATCCTGAAGTGCAGACGCTGGTCGGCAAGATCGAGGACCGCAAGGTCATCACCTATGGTGAAAACCCGCAGGCCGACGTTCGCTTCTCGAATGTGCGCATTGATGGTACCAAATCGATTTTCGACGTGGAAATCCGCCGTCGCCGCACGGGAAGGATTTTCTCCTTCAAGGATCTCGTGCTGCCGATGCCCGGCCGTCACAACGTGTCCAATGCGACTGCGGCAATTGCCGTTGCCAATCGTCTGGGCATCTCGGAAGACGACATCAAGAAGGGGCTTGCCTCCTTCGGCGGTGTCAAGCGCCGCTTCACGCTGACCGGTTCCTCCAATGGCGTGCAGGTTTTTGACGATTACGGCCACCATCCGGTGGAAATTAAAGCGGTGCTGAAGGCAGCGCGCGAGGCCTGCAAAGGCCGAATTATTGCCGTGCATCAACCACACCGTTATTCGCGTTTATCGAGCCTTTTTGAAGATTTCGCGCATTGTTTCAACGATGCGGATACGATTCTTCTTGCTCCGGTTTATGCGGCGGGCGAAGATGCAATCGAGGGTGCGAATTCCGAAACGCTGGTCTCCGCCATCAGGGCAGCCGGCCATCGGGATGTGCGCTATCTTGGCACTCGGGACGATCTGGCAAAGACGGTCGCAGGCATTGCGAATCCGGGTGATTTCGTGGTTCTCTTGGGGGCTGGTAATATTACACAGTGGGCAGCGGCGCTGCCCTCGGAATTGGATAGCATTTCAGGAAAGTCTGCATGA
- the murB gene encoding UDP-N-acetylmuramate dehydrogenase, with amino-acid sequence MRQVDGVKLLERLGDGVKELRGRVTPDSPMDRVTWFRAGGLAELMFQPHDTDDLITFLKLLPEDVPLTVVGVGSNLLVRDGGIPGVVVRLSAKGFGQVELAGENRIKAGAICPDKHIAAMAMDNGIGGFHFYYGIPGSIGGALRMNAGANGGETRDRVVEVYAVDRQGNQHTRSNAEMQYSYRHSGADKGLIFTGALFEGYPEDRAKIRADMDAVRHHRETVQPIREQTGGSTFKNPEGHSAWKLIDEAGGRGMVIGGAQMSSLHCNFMINTGHATGYDLEYLGEAVRKRVFENAGIRLEWEIKRLGLFMPGREVEPFLGA; translated from the coding sequence ATGAGACAGGTGGATGGGGTAAAGTTGCTGGAAAGGCTCGGCGACGGAGTTAAGGAACTAAGAGGACGTGTGACGCCGGATTCGCCGATGGATCGCGTAACGTGGTTCAGAGCCGGTGGTCTTGCGGAACTGATGTTCCAGCCCCACGATACGGACGATCTCATTACCTTCCTCAAGCTTCTGCCGGAAGATGTTCCGCTGACGGTCGTCGGTGTCGGTTCCAATCTGCTGGTGCGCGATGGCGGCATTCCGGGGGTCGTCGTGCGCCTTTCCGCCAAGGGCTTCGGCCAGGTGGAGCTTGCCGGTGAAAACCGCATCAAGGCCGGTGCGATCTGCCCGGACAAGCATATTGCCGCAATGGCCATGGATAACGGCATTGGCGGTTTCCATTTCTATTACGGCATTCCCGGCTCCATCGGCGGCGCGCTGCGCATGAATGCGGGCGCCAATGGCGGCGAGACGCGGGACCGCGTGGTGGAGGTTTATGCGGTGGACCGTCAGGGCAACCAGCACACGCGTTCCAACGCCGAAATGCAGTACAGCTACCGCCACTCGGGCGCTGACAAGGGCCTGATCTTCACCGGCGCGCTGTTCGAAGGCTACCCGGAAGATCGCGCCAAAATCCGTGCCGACATGGATGCCGTGCGCCATCACCGCGAGACGGTGCAGCCGATCCGCGAGCAGACCGGCGGCTCCACGTTCAAGAACCCGGAGGGCCATTCGGCCTGGAAACTGATCGACGAAGCGGGCGGTCGCGGCATGGTCATCGGCGGCGCGCAGATGTCTTCGCTGCATTGCAACTTCATGATCAACACCGGCCACGCAACCGGCTACGATCTGGAATATCTGGGTGAAGCCGTGCGCAAGCGCGTGTTCGAGAATGCCGGTATTCGGCTGGAATGGGAAATCAAACGGCTTGGGTTGTTCATGCCGGGCCGGGAAGTCGAGCCGTTTCTTGGGGCTTGA
- a CDS encoding MFS transporter, whose protein sequence is MSEAISRVSPTADKPNDVKTNSPARVLTASLVGTTIEFFDFYVYATAAVLVFPTLFFPNSDPMTALLASFATFSIAFFARPLGALVFGHYGDRVGRKTTLVAALLTMGISTVVIGLLPSYETAGVLAPLLLALCRFGQGFGLGGEWGGAVLLATENAPPGKRNWYAMFPQLGAPVGLFLSSGIFWLLLHVMSNDALITWGWRIPFIASILLIGVGLWVRLSITETPDFQKAIEKHERVAVPAKEIFTKYKRSLFLGTFVALVTFVLFYIGTAWLLSYNVKVLKIPFLDALEIQILSAVVFGIFIPLTGIVGDKVGRRLSLIVITVLIAAFSFLLPVLLTGGEAGVAVFAASSMALMGMTYALIGAALAAPFPTSVRYTGASLTFNFAGIVGASLAPYIATWLQTNYGMAAVGYYLGLAAVITLVCILLSGKDEV, encoded by the coding sequence ATGTCCGAAGCGATATCCCGTGTATCGCCGACAGCTGACAAACCGAACGATGTAAAGACAAATTCGCCTGCACGAGTTCTCACTGCCAGCCTGGTCGGCACGACCATCGAATTCTTCGATTTCTACGTTTATGCGACTGCCGCCGTGCTCGTGTTTCCGACGCTGTTCTTCCCGAACAGCGATCCGATGACGGCGCTGCTTGCATCGTTTGCCACCTTCTCCATCGCCTTCTTCGCCCGCCCGCTCGGCGCGCTGGTGTTCGGCCATTACGGAGACCGCGTGGGCCGCAAGACGACGCTCGTCGCCGCTCTTTTGACGATGGGCATTTCCACCGTCGTCATCGGCCTTCTGCCCTCGTATGAAACTGCCGGTGTTCTCGCGCCTCTTTTGCTGGCACTTTGCCGTTTCGGTCAGGGCTTCGGTCTTGGTGGCGAGTGGGGCGGTGCCGTTCTTCTGGCAACGGAAAATGCACCTCCCGGCAAGCGCAACTGGTACGCCATGTTCCCGCAGCTCGGTGCGCCGGTCGGCCTGTTCCTGTCTTCGGGCATTTTCTGGCTGCTTCTGCACGTCATGTCCAACGACGCGCTGATCACATGGGGCTGGCGCATTCCGTTCATCGCCTCGATCCTGCTGATCGGCGTCGGCCTGTGGGTTCGCTTGTCGATCACGGAAACGCCCGACTTCCAGAAGGCCATCGAAAAGCATGAACGCGTTGCCGTTCCTGCCAAGGAAATCTTCACCAAGTACAAGCGCAGCCTGTTCCTCGGCACCTTCGTCGCGCTCGTTACCTTCGTGCTGTTCTACATCGGCACGGCATGGCTGCTGTCCTACAACGTCAAGGTTCTGAAGATTCCATTCCTCGACGCTCTGGAAATCCAGATTCTCAGCGCCGTCGTCTTCGGCATCTTCATCCCGCTCACCGGCATCGTGGGTGATAAGGTAGGCCGTCGCCTGTCGCTCATCGTCATCACGGTCCTGATTGCCGCCTTCTCCTTCCTGCTCCCGGTTCTTCTGACCGGCGGTGAAGCAGGCGTCGCGGTCTTCGCCGCCAGCTCCATGGCGCTGATGGGCATGACCTACGCGCTGATCGGCGCAGCGCTTGCCGCACCGTTCCCGACAAGCGTTCGCTACACCGGCGCATCGCTGACCTTCAACTTCGCAGGCATCGTCGGCGCATCGCTCGCACCTTACATCGCCACATGGCTCCAGACGAACTACGGCATGGCAGCCGTCGGCTACTACCTCGGCCTCGCCGCGGTCATCACGCTGGTCTGCATCCTGCTCTCGGGCAAGGACGAAGTGTAA
- a CDS encoding HEPN domain-containing protein, which yields MDDERLAHLPLRKRRELQRVASIVFEEFEDALKTKLSDKDRRGRILKLILYGSHARGDWVEDRGSGYYSDYDILVVVNSARFAEEHDVWDKVDDRFIQDLQVTRRLKTQPSVIVHAYDQLNSELAQGRPFFVDVARDGIALYEAAGYPLAEPKLLAPEEIASEARLHFDHWFSSADRFGELAAVAVSSGFNNEAAFTLHQTAERLYNCVLLVFTLYSPASHNLTFLRSQSEDIAPRLIEVWPRNTKHSRRCFSLLKRAYVEARYSLHYKITTEELAWLTERVAHLRDVVEEVCRERLGETPS from the coding sequence ATGGATGATGAGAGGCTGGCGCATCTGCCGCTTCGCAAGCGCCGCGAGTTGCAGCGCGTGGCCTCCATCGTGTTCGAAGAGTTCGAGGACGCGCTTAAGACCAAGCTTTCGGACAAGGACAGGCGCGGTCGCATTCTCAAGCTTATTCTTTACGGTTCCCATGCCCGCGGCGATTGGGTGGAGGATCGCGGGAGCGGTTACTATTCGGATTACGACATTCTCGTCGTCGTCAACTCTGCGCGTTTTGCCGAAGAGCACGACGTTTGGGACAAGGTCGATGACAGGTTCATTCAGGACTTGCAGGTCACGCGCCGCCTGAAAACGCAGCCCAGTGTCATCGTTCATGCCTATGATCAGCTGAATTCCGAGCTTGCGCAGGGCCGTCCGTTCTTCGTGGATGTCGCAAGGGACGGGATCGCGCTCTATGAGGCTGCAGGTTATCCGCTGGCTGAGCCGAAGCTGCTTGCGCCGGAGGAGATTGCCTCCGAGGCAAGGCTGCATTTCGATCACTGGTTTTCGAGTGCAGACAGGTTTGGAGAGCTGGCAGCCGTAGCCGTCAGTAGCGGATTTAACAATGAGGCTGCTTTCACTCTCCACCAGACCGCAGAGCGGCTTTATAATTGCGTGCTGCTCGTCTTCACGCTCTACAGTCCGGCATCGCATAATCTGACGTTCCTGCGCTCGCAGTCCGAAGATATAGCGCCGCGGCTGATCGAGGTCTGGCCTCGCAACACGAAGCACTCCCGACGCTGCTTCAGCCTGCTCAAGCGCGCCTATGTCGAGGCGCGCTATTCACTCCACTATAAGATCACGACCGAGGAACTGGCGTGGCTGACGGAGCGCGTGGCGCATTTGCGGGACGTGGTGGAGGAGGTGTGCCGGGAGCGGCTGGGCGAAACGCCATCCTAG
- a CDS encoding helix-turn-helix domain-containing protein, which translates to MREFDALCLPPLRDYTPDEIKKIRAGAKVSQAVFANFINVKTITVAAWEQGTKKPNGTAIKILDLVERKGLDVLR; encoded by the coding sequence ATGAGAGAGTTCGATGCGCTTTGCCTCCCTCCTCTTCGTGATTATACGCCCGATGAAATAAAGAAGATCAGAGCGGGAGCAAAGGTTAGCCAAGCTGTGTTCGCCAACTTCATCAACGTCAAGACGATCACGGTCGCCGCGTGGGAGCAGGGTACGAAAAAGCCCAACGGTACGGCCATCAAGATTCTCGATCTTGTGGAGCGCAAGGGATTGGACGTCCTGCGCTAG
- a CDS encoding type II toxin-antitoxin system RelE/ParE family toxin produces MTDTMLYDAAKEIENGLIDARLGGFLIKKRVAAPGRGKSGSYRTIIGYRQSDRLIFVHGFAKNESENIKKNEKAALRKLCDIYMSADEQRLKDMIEKHIILEIEGDEPNTEKRP; encoded by the coding sequence GTGACCGATACCATGCTGTACGATGCAGCGAAGGAGATCGAAAACGGTCTGATAGACGCGCGGCTCGGCGGCTTTCTGATAAAGAAACGGGTTGCGGCACCCGGTCGAGGCAAATCAGGAAGCTATCGAACTATCATAGGCTACCGTCAGTCTGACAGACTCATCTTTGTGCACGGTTTCGCGAAAAACGAGTCTGAAAATATCAAGAAGAATGAGAAGGCCGCCCTTCGGAAACTATGCGACATCTACATGAGCGCAGACGAGCAGCGGCTCAAAGACATGATTGAAAAGCACATCATACTGGAGATTGAAGGCGATGAGCCGAATACTGAAAAACGTCCATAA
- a CDS encoding D-alanine--D-alanine ligase has product MSGKHVAVLMGGFSSERPVSLSSGEACASALEGEGYKVTRVDVDRNIASTLVDLRPDVAFNALHGPFGEDGTIQGILEYLEIPYTHSGVAASSLAMNKSQSKKIAAAGGIPVATEKLMNRHDIGNQHPLEPPYVVKPVREGSSFGVVIVKEDQSHPPQILSSADWRYGDAVMVERYIHGRELTCGVMNGEALGVTEVVPLGHNFYDYDAKYAKGGSKHVIPAEISPKIYQKIQSLAVMAHQVIGCRGVSRSDFRFDDRFSEDGELIWLEINTQPGMTPTSLVPEMAAHQGRSFGELVRWMVEDASCLR; this is encoded by the coding sequence ATGAGCGGCAAACACGTAGCTGTTCTTATGGGTGGGTTTTCTTCGGAGCGGCCGGTCAGCCTCTCGTCGGGAGAGGCTTGCGCATCCGCGCTGGAAGGCGAGGGCTATAAGGTTACGCGTGTAGATGTGGATCGCAACATTGCGTCCACGCTGGTCGATCTGCGTCCCGATGTCGCTTTCAATGCGCTGCATGGCCCCTTCGGCGAAGACGGTACGATCCAGGGCATTCTGGAATATCTCGAAATTCCCTACACGCATTCCGGCGTTGCCGCGTCCTCGCTGGCGATGAACAAGTCGCAGTCGAAGAAGATCGCTGCTGCCGGTGGCATTCCGGTTGCGACCGAAAAGCTGATGAACCGTCACGATATCGGCAACCAGCATCCGCTGGAGCCGCCTTATGTGGTGAAGCCGGTTCGTGAAGGTTCGAGCTTCGGCGTGGTGATCGTCAAGGAAGATCAATCGCATCCGCCTCAGATTCTCAGTTCTGCCGACTGGCGTTACGGTGATGCCGTGATGGTGGAGCGCTATATTCATGGCCGCGAGTTGACCTGCGGCGTGATGAATGGCGAAGCCTTGGGTGTTACCGAAGTGGTGCCGCTCGGTCACAATTTCTATGATTACGATGCGAAATACGCCAAAGGTGGCTCAAAGCATGTCATCCCGGCGGAAATTTCACCGAAAATTTACCAAAAAATCCAATCATTGGCGGTTATGGCGCATCAGGTGATTGGCTGCCGTGGCGTGAGCCGTTCGGACTTCCGCTTCGACGACCGTTTCTCAGAAGATGGCGAACTTATCTGGCTGGAAATCAATACCCAGCCGGGCATGACGCCAACCTCCCTTGTGCCCGAAATGGCGGCCCATCAGGGTCGCTCCTTTGGTGAACTTGTCCGTTGGATGGTGGAGGATGCGTCGTGCTTGCGGTGA
- a CDS encoding cell division protein FtsQ/DivIB, which produces MNGKKSTAKKREQYASAGADDRFVLPRPFRRVFRFCVSLATGRIHIPAHTGTISTFAFFSAVGLYGMSLGGHTDLVAQATTSAAGFAVEDVKVSGNMQTSEIEVFQLLGLDGATSLIALDVNAARKKLSELPWVEDVDIRKIYPKTIDVRLKERQAFGIWQHGTELSLIEKSGSVIAPLRDNKYAGLPLFVGRDAETGAAGFVDELADWPEIRNRVRAYVRVAGRRWDLHLENGIVVKLPEENVPKALQLLARLDMEQKILSRDVAAVDLRLPDRTTVQLTEGAAERRQKAVEARTKVLKAAERNT; this is translated from the coding sequence GTGAACGGCAAAAAATCGACAGCTAAAAAGCGCGAGCAATACGCATCGGCGGGTGCGGATGACCGGTTCGTTCTGCCGCGTCCGTTTCGCCGCGTGTTTCGTTTCTGCGTGAGCCTTGCCACGGGCCGCATTCACATTCCCGCGCATACGGGCACGATCTCTACATTCGCATTTTTCTCCGCAGTCGGCCTCTATGGCATGTCGCTGGGTGGCCATACGGATTTGGTTGCGCAGGCAACGACTTCGGCTGCCGGTTTTGCTGTTGAAGACGTGAAGGTCTCCGGCAATATGCAGACGTCGGAAATCGAAGTGTTCCAGCTGCTGGGCCTCGACGGGGCGACCTCGCTGATCGCTCTCGATGTCAACGCTGCGCGCAAGAAGCTCTCCGAGCTTCCTTGGGTGGAAGATGTCGATATTCGCAAGATTTATCCCAAGACCATCGATGTGCGTCTGAAGGAGCGTCAGGCTTTCGGTATCTGGCAGCACGGCACGGAACTGTCGCTGATCGAAAAGAGCGGAAGCGTCATCGCGCCGCTGCGGGACAACAAATATGCGGGCCTGCCGCTGTTCGTCGGTCGTGATGCCGAGACGGGTGCTGCGGGTTTCGTGGACGAGCTGGCCGACTGGCCGGAAATTCGTAACCGCGTTCGGGCCTATGTCCGCGTTGCCGGTCGCCGCTGGGACCTGCATCTGGAAAACGGCATCGTCGTGAAGCTGCCGGAAGAGAATGTGCCGAAGGCGCTGCAGCTGCTGGCGCGTCTGGATATGGAGCAGAAGATTCTGTCGCGCGATGTCGCTGCGGTGGATCTGCGTCTGCCCGACCGGACGACGGTGCAGCTGACGGAAGGTGCCGCCGAGCGTCGTCAGAAGGCAGTTGAGGCGCGCACCAAGGTACTCAAGGCGGCGGAGAGGAACAC